One genomic segment of Photobacterium sp. DA100 includes these proteins:
- a CDS encoding argininosuccinate synthase, with protein MSKVNKVVLAYSGGLDTSAIIPWLKENYDCEVVAFVADVGQGEEELEGIEEKALASGASACYIADLKEEMVKDYIYPSLKTGAVYEGKYLLGTSMARPIIAKAQVECALEVGADALCHGCTGKGNDQVRFESAYAALAPQLEVIAPWREWDLRSREALLDYLAERDIPCSASLEKIYSRDANAWHISTEGGVLEETWNQPNELCWVWTKDPEAAPDKPELVSILVEKGEIVAVDGEAMSPYNALVYLNEKGAEHGIGRIDIVENRLVGIKSRGCYETPGGTIMNEALRAVEQLVLDKDSFEFRESIGLKASHLIYDGRWFTPLCKSLLAAAQELSQDVSGEVVVKLYKGQATVVQKRSANSLYSEEFATFGEDEVYDHSHAGGFIRLYSLASRIRALNEQKK; from the coding sequence ATGAGCAAAGTAAATAAAGTGGTATTGGCTTATTCCGGCGGACTGGACACCTCGGCAATCATTCCTTGGCTGAAAGAAAACTATGACTGCGAAGTGGTGGCATTCGTGGCCGATGTCGGCCAGGGTGAGGAAGAGCTGGAAGGCATCGAAGAGAAAGCCTTGGCTTCTGGTGCATCGGCCTGCTACATCGCCGATCTGAAAGAAGAGATGGTCAAGGATTACATCTACCCAAGCTTGAAGACCGGTGCGGTTTACGAGGGCAAGTACCTGTTGGGTACCTCAATGGCCCGTCCAATTATTGCCAAGGCGCAGGTTGAGTGTGCACTTGAAGTCGGTGCTGATGCCCTTTGCCATGGCTGTACCGGTAAAGGTAATGATCAGGTCCGTTTCGAAAGTGCCTATGCGGCGCTGGCACCGCAGCTAGAAGTGATTGCACCGTGGCGTGAATGGGATCTGCGCAGCCGTGAAGCCCTGCTGGATTACCTGGCCGAGCGCGATATCCCTTGTTCTGCCTCGCTGGAGAAAATCTACTCCCGTGATGCCAATGCTTGGCATATCTCTACTGAAGGTGGTGTTTTGGAAGAGACGTGGAACCAGCCGAATGAACTGTGCTGGGTATGGACCAAGGATCCTGAAGCGGCGCCGGATAAACCTGAGCTAGTTTCGATCCTGGTCGAGAAGGGCGAAATTGTCGCGGTGGACGGTGAAGCCATGTCGCCATACAACGCGCTGGTTTACCTCAACGAGAAAGGTGCCGAGCACGGCATTGGCCGTATCGACATCGTCGAGAACCGCCTGGTCGGCATCAAATCCCGTGGCTGTTACGAAACCCCGGGCGGCACCATTATGAATGAAGCCCTGCGTGCGGTAGAGCAGCTGGTACTGGACAAAGACTCCTTTGAGTTCCGTGAAAGCATTGGCCTCAAAGCGTCCCACCTGATCTACGATGGCCGTTGGTTCACGCCGCTTTGCAAGTCTTTGCTGGCTGCCGCACAAGAGCTGTCACAAGATGTGAGCGGTGAGGTTGTTGTCAAACTGTATAAAGGCCAAGCTACGGTAGTACAGAAGCGTTCGGCCAATAGCCTGTATTCCGAAGAGTTCGCCACCTTCGGTGAGGACGAGGTATACGACCACAGCCATGCTGGTGGTTTCATCCGCCTTTACTCGCTGGCAAGTCGTATCCGTGCGCTGAACGAACAGAAGAAATAA
- the argB gene encoding acetylglutamate kinase yields the protein MSQVPLVIKLGGAVLSCGETLEKLFGAISAYQQQAQRPLVLVHGGGYLVDELMAKLQLDTVKKEGLRVTPVEQIPFIAGALAGTANKLLQGQAKKAGVAAVGLSLADGGLCNVTELDPELGAVGKAEPGDSSLVSQIMQAGFLPIVSSIGLDGTGQLMNVNADQAAVAVAAALDGELVLLSDVSGVLDGKGKLISELTETQAETLIAQAVITDGMVVKVRAAFEAANALGRSIEVATWRYPDKLAALFDGQSIGTKFSPQA from the coding sequence ATGAGTCAGGTTCCTTTGGTGATAAAGCTAGGCGGTGCAGTGCTGTCTTGCGGTGAAACCCTAGAGAAATTATTTGGTGCGATCAGTGCCTACCAGCAGCAGGCGCAGCGCCCGTTGGTTCTGGTGCATGGTGGCGGATACCTGGTCGATGAGCTGATGGCCAAGCTGCAGCTGGACACGGTGAAAAAAGAAGGCCTGCGGGTCACGCCGGTTGAGCAGATCCCTTTCATCGCCGGAGCATTGGCTGGTACTGCCAACAAGCTGCTGCAGGGGCAGGCAAAGAAAGCGGGTGTTGCTGCGGTTGGCCTGAGCTTGGCCGATGGCGGCCTGTGTAACGTGACCGAGCTGGATCCTGAGCTGGGCGCGGTGGGCAAGGCCGAGCCGGGGGACAGCAGTCTGGTGAGTCAAATCATGCAGGCGGGGTTCTTGCCGATTGTCAGCTCGATTGGCCTTGATGGCACCGGCCAGCTGATGAATGTCAATGCCGATCAGGCTGCGGTGGCCGTCGCGGCAGCCCTGGACGGTGAGCTGGTACTGCTGTCGGATGTCAGCGGGGTGCTGGATGGCAAAGGCAAGCTGATCAGCGAGCTGACCGAGACACAGGCTGAAACACTGATCGCCCAGGCGGTGATCACCGATGGCATGGTCGTCAAAGTGCGCGCCGCCTTTGAAGCCGCCAATGCCCTAGGGCGCTCGATTGAAGTGGCGACCTGGCGCTACCCGGACAAACTGGCGGCGCTGTTTGATGGCCAGAGCATCGGGACCAAATTTTCTCCGCAGGCGTAA
- the argH gene encoding argininosuccinate lyase, whose product MALWGGRFSQAADTRFKQFNDSLRFDYRLAEQDIVGSIAWSKALRQVNVLTDEEQQRLELALNELKLAVMEDPEQILRSDAEDIHSWVEQQLIGKVGDLGKKLHTGRSRNDQVATDLKLWCRQQGQQLLLMLDQLQNQLVTVARQHQATVLPGYTHLQRAQPVTFAHWCLAYVEMFERDYSRLSDALNRLDTCPLGSGALAGTAYPIDREVLAHSLGFQRATRNSLDSVSDRDHVMELLSTASISMLHLSRMAEDLIFYNSGESNFIELADTVTSGSSLMPQKKNPDALELIRGKCGRVYGAMTGMMMTVKALPLAYNKDMQEDKEGLFDALDSWYECMEMAALCFEGIKVNKERTLEAAMQGYSNATELADYLVAKGIPFREAHHIVGVAVVAAIEKGCALEELSLAEMKAFSEVIDEDVYPILTIESCLEKRCALGGVAPNQVDFAIGQAEKRLEKRYSPGVKVRGARLTDLDALEGMVAYWAGLGENLPRMRNELVRDIGSFAVAEHHGTVTGCASLYVYDSGLAEIRSLGVEAGWQQQGQGKAIVEYLIEKAGQMAIKKVFVLTRVPEFFMKQGFVPTSKSLLPEKVMKDCDRCPRQHACDEVALEVRMDQEQVIPTINVA is encoded by the coding sequence ATGGCACTATGGGGCGGACGGTTCAGTCAGGCGGCTGACACACGGTTTAAGCAGTTCAACGATTCATTGCGTTTTGATTACCGTTTGGCGGAGCAGGACATCGTCGGCTCGATCGCCTGGTCGAAGGCGCTGCGCCAGGTCAATGTGCTGACCGACGAGGAGCAGCAGCGCCTCGAGCTGGCACTCAATGAGCTGAAGCTGGCTGTAATGGAAGATCCGGAGCAGATTTTGCGTTCTGATGCTGAGGATATCCATAGTTGGGTTGAGCAGCAGTTGATCGGTAAGGTCGGTGACCTGGGCAAGAAGCTCCATACCGGGCGTTCGCGTAATGATCAGGTGGCGACCGATCTCAAGTTGTGGTGTCGCCAGCAGGGACAGCAGTTGCTGTTGATGCTGGATCAGCTGCAGAACCAGCTGGTAACGGTGGCTCGCCAGCACCAAGCGACAGTCTTGCCGGGCTACACCCACTTGCAGCGGGCCCAGCCGGTCACTTTTGCCCATTGGTGCTTGGCTTATGTCGAGATGTTCGAACGTGACTATTCGCGTTTGTCTGATGCGCTGAACAGGTTGGATACCTGCCCGCTGGGCTCCGGCGCGCTGGCTGGTACCGCTTACCCGATTGACCGTGAGGTGCTGGCCCATAGCTTGGGTTTCCAGCGAGCGACCCGCAACAGTCTTGATTCGGTGTCGGATCGCGACCATGTGATGGAGCTGCTGTCGACCGCATCGATTTCGATGTTGCACCTGTCGCGGATGGCAGAAGATCTGATCTTCTACAACTCCGGTGAATCAAACTTCATCGAGCTGGCCGATACTGTCACCTCCGGCTCGTCCCTGATGCCGCAGAAGAAGAATCCGGATGCCCTGGAGCTGATCCGTGGCAAATGCGGCCGGGTTTACGGCGCGATGACCGGCATGATGATGACAGTCAAGGCGCTGCCGCTGGCCTACAACAAAGACATGCAGGAAGACAAAGAGGGGCTGTTCGATGCGCTCGACAGCTGGTATGAGTGCATGGAAATGGCAGCACTGTGCTTTGAAGGCATCAAGGTCAACAAGGAGCGGACGCTGGAAGCGGCGATGCAGGGCTATTCCAATGCCACTGAGCTGGCGGATTATCTGGTCGCCAAGGGGATCCCGTTCCGTGAGGCCCACCATATTGTCGGTGTCGCCGTCGTTGCCGCGATCGAAAAAGGCTGTGCACTTGAAGAGCTGTCGCTGGCCGAGATGAAGGCCTTCTCCGAGGTCATTGACGAGGACGTATATCCAATCCTCACCATTGAGTCTTGCTTGGAGAAGCGCTGCGCCTTGGGCGGTGTGGCACCAAATCAGGTCGACTTTGCCATTGGTCAAGCAGAGAAGCGTCTCGAGAAACGCTACTCGCCTGGGGTGAAAGTACGGGGTGCGCGTCTGACCGATCTTGATGCGCTCGAGGGGATGGTTGCTTACTGGGCCGGCCTTGGCGAGAACCTGCCGCGGATGCGCAATGAACTGGTGCGTGATATCGGCTCGTTCGCCGTTGCTGAGCATCATGGAACGGTTACCGGCTGTGCATCCTTGTATGTCTACGATTCAGGCTTGGCCGAAATTCGTTCGCTGGGCGTGGAAGCGGGCTGGCAGCAGCAGGGGCAGGGCAAGGCGATAGTCGAGTACCTGATTGAGAAAGCCGGGCAGATGGCGATCAAGAAAGTGTTCGTGCTGACCCGGGTACCGGAATTCTTCATGAAGCAAGGCTTTGTACCGACGTCGAAATCGCTGTTGCCTGAGAAGGTGATGAAAGACTGTGACCGCTGTCCGCGCCAACATGCCTGTGACGAAGTGGCGCTGGAAGTTCGCATGGATCAGGAGCAGGTTATCCCGACGATAAATGTGGCCTGA
- a CDS encoding dihydrolipoyl dehydrogenase — protein MKTLNVDVAVIGGGTAGLGAYRAAKAHTDSVVMIEGGPYGTTCARVGCMPSKLLIAAAESVHQIEKAPGFGVHPQGELVINGREVMDRVKRERDRFVGFVLEGVDEIPAGDKIAGYAKFIDNNTLVVDGHTTIHAKRIVIATGSRPAYPAVWNELGDRLIINDDVFNWDDLPKAVAVFGPGVIGLELGQSLKRLGVEVVMFGLGGQVGPLTDPEVMAYANKTFNEEFYLDADVRIESMKRIGDEVEIQYLDQEGALQVINVEYVLAATGRRPNVDKLDIDNTTMELDARGVPVADYYTMQTSVDSIFVAGDASNQIPLLHEAADQGRIAGDNAGRFPDIRAGHRRSKISAVFSDPQIAMVGETYKEITERLGLCGCFETGEVSFENQGRSRVMLRNKGILHVYGEQGTGRFLGAEMMGPNAEHLAHLLAWAHQNKMTIAEMLDMPFYHPVIEEGVRTALRDLNAKLHLGPEMIKHCLDCGPGC, from the coding sequence ATGAAAACCCTGAATGTTGATGTTGCTGTAATCGGTGGTGGCACCGCTGGCCTTGGCGCTTACCGTGCCGCCAAAGCCCATACCGACAGCGTTGTGATGATTGAAGGCGGCCCTTACGGCACCACCTGTGCCCGCGTCGGCTGCATGCCATCCAAACTGCTGATCGCGGCAGCTGAAAGCGTTCACCAGATCGAAAAAGCCCCGGGCTTCGGTGTCCACCCGCAAGGTGAGCTCGTGATCAACGGCCGCGAAGTCATGGACCGTGTGAAGCGCGAGCGCGACCGCTTCGTTGGCTTTGTTCTGGAGGGGGTGGACGAGATCCCAGCCGGAGACAAAATTGCCGGCTATGCCAAGTTTATCGACAACAACACCCTGGTTGTTGACGGTCATACCACCATCCATGCCAAACGCATTGTGATTGCCACCGGTTCACGCCCGGCCTACCCTGCGGTGTGGAACGAGTTGGGTGACCGCCTGATCATCAACGATGACGTGTTCAACTGGGATGATCTGCCAAAAGCGGTGGCGGTTTTCGGCCCGGGTGTTATCGGCCTTGAGCTCGGCCAGTCACTCAAGCGCCTAGGTGTGGAAGTGGTAATGTTCGGCCTGGGTGGCCAAGTCGGCCCGCTGACCGACCCGGAAGTCATGGCCTACGCCAACAAGACTTTCAATGAAGAATTTTACCTCGATGCAGACGTACGCATCGAGAGCATGAAGCGTATCGGTGACGAGGTTGAGATCCAATACCTCGACCAAGAAGGGGCGCTGCAAGTGATCAACGTCGAGTACGTGCTGGCCGCGACCGGACGCCGCCCTAACGTCGACAAGCTGGATATCGACAACACCACCATGGAGTTGGATGCCCGCGGAGTACCGGTCGCCGATTACTACACCATGCAGACCTCGGTTGACTCGATTTTCGTCGCCGGTGATGCCAGCAACCAAATTCCGCTGCTGCACGAAGCCGCAGATCAGGGCCGTATCGCCGGTGACAATGCAGGCCGCTTCCCGGATATCCGAGCCGGCCACCGCCGCTCGAAGATTTCAGCGGTGTTCTCGGATCCGCAGATTGCCATGGTCGGCGAGACCTACAAAGAAATTACCGAGCGCCTGGGTCTATGCGGCTGCTTCGAGACCGGTGAAGTGTCGTTCGAAAACCAGGGCCGCTCCCGTGTGATGCTACGCAACAAAGGCATCCTGCATGTCTACGGTGAGCAAGGTACCGGCCGCTTCCTGGGTGCAGAGATGATGGGCCCGAATGCCGAGCACCTGGCACACCTGCTGGCCTGGGCACACCAGAACAAGATGACGATTGCCGAAATGCTGGATATGCCGTTTTACCACCCGGTTATCGAAGAAGGTGTCCGTACTGCGCTGCGCGATCTGAACGCCAAATTGCACTTAGGCCCTGAAATGATCAAGCATTGTCTGGACTGTGGCCCGGGTTGTTAA
- a CDS encoding DUF3624 domain-containing protein, translating to MGCQACTRSEFWHKLGRCRRCIRQLSVLSPFGWFIWLTFYRHQPATIEAITVFVAASSTTLLLLAHGIRAWQLRLKATRAKSVDKKSPT from the coding sequence ATGGGATGCCAAGCCTGCACTCGCTCTGAATTCTGGCACAAACTCGGCCGCTGCCGACGTTGTATTCGCCAGTTATCAGTATTAAGCCCGTTTGGCTGGTTCATCTGGCTTACCTTCTATCGCCACCAGCCGGCCACCATCGAAGCCATCACCGTCTTTGTCGCCGCCAGCAGTACGACCTTGCTACTGCTGGCCCATGGCATTCGCGCGTGGCAACTGCGCCTAAAGGCGACTCGAGCAAAGTCGGTAGATAAAAAAAGCCCGACATAA
- the oxyR gene encoding DNA-binding transcriptional regulator OxyR, with product MNIRDLEYLVALSEHKHFRKAAEACFVSQPTLSGQIRKLEEELGVALLERTSRKVLFTDAGLALVAQAQKVLLEVKVLTELASEQGGSMSGPLHIGFIPTVGPYLLPHIIPKIKASFPELELFLHEAQTHQLVQQLEDGKLDCIILAAVKESEPFIELPLYHEPMVLAVPEDHPWADRQSLPMEELHGHTLLMLGDGHCLRDQAMGFCFAAGAQEDGSFKATSLETLRNMVAAGSGITLMPKLATPKEQRRDGVCYIAAEDPVPSRLITLAYRPGSPLKGRYEKLAALIQDHLEAQLPA from the coding sequence ATGAATATCCGTGATCTCGAATATCTGGTGGCATTGTCCGAGCACAAGCATTTTCGCAAGGCGGCCGAAGCCTGCTTTGTCAGCCAGCCGACATTGAGCGGGCAGATCCGCAAGCTGGAAGAGGAGTTGGGCGTGGCATTGCTGGAGCGCACCAGCCGCAAGGTGCTGTTTACCGACGCCGGCTTGGCGCTGGTGGCGCAGGCGCAGAAGGTTCTGCTGGAGGTCAAGGTACTGACCGAGCTGGCCAGTGAGCAGGGGGGCAGCATGTCCGGGCCTTTGCATATCGGTTTTATCCCGACGGTCGGGCCTTACCTGCTGCCGCATATTATTCCCAAGATAAAAGCCAGCTTTCCCGAGCTGGAGCTGTTCCTCCATGAGGCGCAAACCCATCAGCTGGTGCAGCAGCTTGAAGATGGCAAGCTTGACTGCATTATCTTGGCGGCCGTCAAGGAAAGCGAGCCGTTCATCGAATTACCGCTCTACCATGAGCCGATGGTATTGGCGGTGCCGGAAGATCACCCTTGGGCGGATCGCCAGTCGCTGCCGATGGAAGAGTTACATGGCCATACATTGCTGATGCTGGGGGACGGCCATTGCTTGCGGGATCAGGCGATGGGGTTCTGCTTTGCCGCCGGGGCGCAGGAGGACGGCAGTTTCAAAGCAACCAGCTTGGAAACCCTGCGCAATATGGTCGCGGCGGGCAGCGGGATCACCCTGATGCCCAAGCTGGCGACCCCGAAAGAGCAGCGCCGGGACGGGGTCTGCTATATTGCAGCCGAAGATCCGGTACCGAGCCGGTTGATCACCTTGGCCTATCGTCCAGGCTCGCC
- a CDS encoding glutathione peroxidase, producing MFASKEGQAVPQVTFHTRQGDQWVDVTTQELFADKTVIVFSLPGAFTPTCSSSHLPRYNELASVFAEHGVDDILCVSVNDTFVMNAWKADQEAENITFIPDGNGEFSKGMGMLVGKEDLGFGARSWRYSMLVKNGVVEKMFIENDEPGDPFKVSDADTMLGYIAPEHKLQESITVFTKPGCPFCAKAKQNLIDKGLSYEEVVLGKDATTVSLRAISGRSTVPQVFIGGKHIGGSEELEAYLG from the coding sequence ATGTTCGCATCTAAAGAAGGCCAAGCCGTACCTCAGGTAACTTTCCACACACGCCAGGGCGACCAGTGGGTTGACGTAACCACACAGGAACTCTTTGCCGACAAAACCGTTATCGTGTTCAGCCTACCGGGCGCATTCACACCGACCTGTTCATCTAGCCACCTGCCTCGCTACAACGAACTGGCTTCGGTATTTGCCGAGCACGGTGTTGACGACATTCTGTGTGTATCGGTCAACGACACCTTCGTGATGAACGCATGGAAAGCGGATCAGGAAGCGGAGAACATCACCTTCATTCCGGACGGCAACGGCGAGTTTTCCAAAGGCATGGGCATGCTGGTCGGCAAGGAAGATCTTGGCTTCGGTGCTCGCTCATGGCGCTACAGCATGCTGGTGAAAAACGGTGTGGTTGAAAAAATGTTCATCGAAAACGACGAGCCGGGCGACCCGTTCAAGGTTTCTGATGCGGATACCATGCTCGGCTACATCGCGCCGGAGCACAAGCTGCAAGAATCTATCACGGTCTTTACCAAGCCTGGCTGCCCTTTCTGCGCCAAGGCCAAGCAGAACCTGATCGACAAAGGCCTGAGCTACGAAGAAGTGGTGCTGGGCAAAGATGCCACCACCGTTAGCCTGCGCGCTATCTCTGGCCGCAGCACCGTTCCTCAGGTGTTTATCGGCGGTAAGCACATCGGTGGCAGCGAAGAGCTGGAAGCCTACCTAGGCTAA